One Paramisgurnus dabryanus chromosome 10, PD_genome_1.1, whole genome shotgun sequence genomic region harbors:
- the tbl2 gene encoding transducin beta-like protein 2 isoform X1, with amino-acid sequence MEFGAIIALTVLIGALVILVAVAIGRQKRESSEQDEQKKDSDSSVEENTVKAPAKKQKQQQRPRKERQQQHTFSHQLLASSLKSHNGNVTCLDFSSNGKYLASCSDDRTVRIWSTKDFLDRDHKCLRANVEFDHATRVRFSPDSRAFITWLASGETIRIYKMIKKDDGTFTFKAAPEDFPQRHKGMVLNIGIAETGKFIMSASIDTTILIWDLKGDVLATINTNQMTSSHAAISPCGRFVAACGFTTDVKVWEVCFTKSGEFKEVVRAFDLKGHSAGVYSFDFSNDSRRMVTVSKDGTWKLWDTDVEYKKKQDPYLLRTVPCQVSEGSRIALSQDGRVVAVSSGCDIAMYNAVTGELEEEFHGVHSEEITDLKFDINNRFLVSTGDRAIRVFHNVIGYRAAIQDMQTMLKKASNDGVRQRVQQQISEAQNALETVLNAPKN; translated from the exons ATGGAGTTTGGTGCGATCATTGCGCTGACAGTATTGATTGGTGCGCTGGTCATTTTAGTCGCCGTGGCTATCGGCAGACAGAAACGAGAATCATCTGAGCAGGACGAGCAGAAAAAAGACTCCGATTCGTCGG TTGAGGAAAATACAGTGAAAGCGCCTGCCAAGAAGCAGAAGCAGCAACAGCGCCCTCGTAAGGAAAGACAGCAGCAGCACACATTCTCGCATCAGCTGCTGGCATCCTCTTTAAAG AGTCACAATGGCAACGTGACCTGTCTGGATTTTAGTAGCAATGGGAAATACCTTGCGTCTTGCTCAGATGACCGCACCGTTAGGATCTGGAGCACTAAAGACTTCCTGGATCGAGATCACAAGTGCTTGCGGGCCAACGTCGAGTTTGATCATGCTACACGCGTCCGGTTTAGTCCAGATTCTCG AGCCTTCATCACCTGGCTGGCTAGCGGAGAGACCATTCGAATTTATAAGATGATTAAAAAGGATGATGGCACATTTACTTTTAAAGCCGCCCCAGAAGATTTTCCTCAGAGGCACAAGGGAATGGTTTTAAACATAGGAATTGCAGAGACAG GCAAATTTATTATGTCCGCCTCTATCGATACCACCATTTTGATCTGGGATCTGAAAGGAGACGTTTTAGCTACTATCAACACTAACCAGATGACCAGTTCACATGCTGCTATATCACCATGTGGCAG GTTTGTTGCTGCTTGCGGTTTCACCACTGATGTGAAGGTTTGGGAGGTTTGTTTTACTAAATCTGGAGAGTTTAAAGAGGTTGTGCGTGCATTTGATCTTAAGGGGCATTCAGCTGGCGTTTACTCCTTTGATTTCTCCAATGACTCTCGCAG aatggtGACGGTGTCTAAAGACGGCACATGGAAGCTGTGGGACACTGATGTGGAGTACAAGAAAAAGCAGGATCCATACTTGCTGCGGACTGTGCCATGTCAGGTGTCAGAGGGCAGCCGCATAGCCCTGTCTCAAGACGGCCGCGTAGTAGCTGTGTCCAGCGGTTGCGATATAGCCATGTACAATGCTGTCACTGGTGAACTTGAGGAAGAGTTCCACGGCGTTCACAGCGAAGAGATAACTGACCTTAAGTTTGACATAAACAACCGTTTCTTAGTGAGCACGGGCGACCGTGCCATCCGCGTTTTTCACAATGTGATCGGTTACCGCGCCGCCATTCAGGACATGCAGACCATGCTTAAAAAAGCCTCAAATGATGGAGTGAGACAAAGAGTCCAACAGCAGATATCGGAGGCTCAGAATGCTCTGGAAACTGTGCTTAATGCACCAAAAAACTAA
- the bcl7ba gene encoding B-cell CLL/lymphoma 7 protein family member B-A produces the protein MSGRSVRAETRSRAKDDIKKVMAAIERVRRWEKKWVTVGDTSLRIFKWVPVVDTKEKEKNKVSVGGEIQRKNFPSEAQSDNACSVLLDFQDENSNQSSLSDSYQPKLAADSSSYSSPQPSEPVSPAPQTLDYRTDDPQPPTLGQESMEEPLLQTNEVADEPPTLIKEDLLPLTAQEDEDSFGAPPLKRICTEQVSVIQTTPLS, from the exons ATGTCGGGTCGCTCGGTCCGCGCTGAGACCCGAAGTCGCGCTAAAGATGACATTAAGAAAGTGATGGCCGCCATCGAGAGAGTACGAAGATG GGAAAAGAAATGGGTCACAGTTGGAGATACGTCACTACGAATTTTTAAATGGGTTCCTGTAGTGGACACAAAAGAG aaggaaaaaaataaagtatCAGTGGGTGGAGAGATTCAGAGGAAAAATTTCCCGTCAGAAGCACAATCTGATAATGCCTGCTCTGTACTGTTAGATTTTCAAG ATGAGAACAGCAACCAGAGTTCTCTCTCGGACTCGTATCAGCCTAAATTAGCAGCAGACAGCAGCAGTTACTCCAGTCCTCAGCCCAGCGAACCTGTCAGCCCTGCGCCCCAGACTCTAGATTACCGGACAGATGACCCACAACCGCCCACCCTTGGCCAGGAAAGCATGGAGG AACCGCTGCTACAAACAAATGAGGTCGCAGATGAGCCACCAACGCTGATCAAAGAAGATCTTCTACCCCTCACTGCTCAG GAGGACGAGGACAGCTTTGGAGCCCCTCCATTGAAAAGAATCTGTACCGAGCAGGTCTCGGTTATTCAGACAACCCCTCTAAGCTAA
- the tbl2 gene encoding transducin beta-like protein 2 isoform X2, which yields MIKKDDGTFTFKAAPEDFPQRHKGMVLNIGIAETGKFIMSASIDTTILIWDLKGDVLATINTNQMTSSHAAISPCGRFVAACGFTTDVKVWEVCFTKSGEFKEVVRAFDLKGHSAGVYSFDFSNDSRRMVTVSKDGTWKLWDTDVEYKKKQDPYLLRTVPCQVSEGSRIALSQDGRVVAVSSGCDIAMYNAVTGELEEEFHGVHSEEITDLKFDINNRFLVSTGDRAIRVFHNVIGYRAAIQDMQTMLKKASNDGVRQRVQQQISEAQNALETVLNAPKN from the exons ATGATTAAAAAGGATGATGGCACATTTACTTTTAAAGCCGCCCCAGAAGATTTTCCTCAGAGGCACAAGGGAATGGTTTTAAACATAGGAATTGCAGAGACAG GCAAATTTATTATGTCCGCCTCTATCGATACCACCATTTTGATCTGGGATCTGAAAGGAGACGTTTTAGCTACTATCAACACTAACCAGATGACCAGTTCACATGCTGCTATATCACCATGTGGCAG GTTTGTTGCTGCTTGCGGTTTCACCACTGATGTGAAGGTTTGGGAGGTTTGTTTTACTAAATCTGGAGAGTTTAAAGAGGTTGTGCGTGCATTTGATCTTAAGGGGCATTCAGCTGGCGTTTACTCCTTTGATTTCTCCAATGACTCTCGCAG aatggtGACGGTGTCTAAAGACGGCACATGGAAGCTGTGGGACACTGATGTGGAGTACAAGAAAAAGCAGGATCCATACTTGCTGCGGACTGTGCCATGTCAGGTGTCAGAGGGCAGCCGCATAGCCCTGTCTCAAGACGGCCGCGTAGTAGCTGTGTCCAGCGGTTGCGATATAGCCATGTACAATGCTGTCACTGGTGAACTTGAGGAAGAGTTCCACGGCGTTCACAGCGAAGAGATAACTGACCTTAAGTTTGACATAAACAACCGTTTCTTAGTGAGCACGGGCGACCGTGCCATCCGCGTTTTTCACAATGTGATCGGTTACCGCGCCGCCATTCAGGACATGCAGACCATGCTTAAAAAAGCCTCAAATGATGGAGTGAGACAAAGAGTCCAACAGCAGATATCGGAGGCTCAGAATGCTCTGGAAACTGTGCTTAATGCACCAAAAAACTAA